tacatataagttcACTTTATTTGAAcggtgattataaattataatttcaaattatcctGAAAACAATATGAACACATTAAAGTTTATAGGTCCATGTCCACTATTGTCCAGTCCCCACGCCAGGCCAATACCGAATATTTTTCTTCCATGaatcaaaaaatgtcaatattccATCGCAATTTTAATTCTGAAAAcaagtgtgtgtatgtatctaaaacaaaaaatatttttaaaatatacctacttatggtattttaaatattttgttcggAATACTTTTTTCCATGAACATTCGAGTACTTATTGCAAATAGCAAataggaatttttaaatgtatcttaCCCAAGTCTGCAAAACCTTTGTAACTCGTTATCtgctatttaagtataatacgtatttaaatgTCCATCGCATACCCCACGACGATGCAGTGTGAAGATGCCGTAATTGTAAGTTATAATTGCAATTGAGATCgtacaagtaatataatataagacacaacagcacaaaatattatacctatgccGATGCTGCAATAGTACAGTaacataatcaaaataataaataatttatgtatatatatataataatataatataatataatcataatattattatactcaatattattattttatcaactaaCTGAAATATATACCGCTATCTAGTGGTATGTTATTGtcccattataaaatatttttcccgctcttaaaaatacaatgtttaaacggaaaaaaatgtatacgccCCACTTGAATTTCACAAAACCCACATTGTTGaacaatatttacttttgGAAAGGTATTGttgaattaaagttatttaatatttggaaAAGAACTTCAAAACTTTTgtcttttaaataagtaataacaattttcgCTTTGATAGCTTGATACAAAATCATGTTAACGCGATTTATCAGTGAAGCCAATTTGAGACCcgaaatttttatgaatcattAAATCTTGAATTCAATCAATAATTACTGtagcatttaataaatttaacccATTGCGATTGCCCATTTTATGGTGTAGAGCGTATGTAGTAAAGTTGTCAACATGGTTTTAGATGTAACCGGTTAGTATACTTGTCTATGTCCGCCGTCCGGTACTATGAACACATTAAAGTTTATAGGTCCATGTCCACTATTGTCCAGTCCCCACGCCAGGCCAATACCGAATCTTTTTCTTCCATGaatcaaaaaatgtcaatattccatcacaattttaattttaatcaaaatttgtttGACAAACTCAAATTGTCAAGAAATACTGtcgtttcatatttatttctgCAAACATTTTCAACACTTTCGGTTCTGAACGTgagtagaaatattttatccgttttagatatacatttttttttcttttcgccATTCTTATCACGTGACCCGGTGACGCCTGCACTGCTGTAGCTCGTATCACCATCACCGAAACTTCATCTCCGACTCCCTTCATTTTCCCACTGCTCGTGCACACCACCTGAACTCTAGACTTACGGTTTTTGGTGTTCGAACCAATTTTGGActcttttgaatatttaaaggtAAGTTGTACCCACGGCCCGCCTCGAAAACAAAATTTCGAATCGCAACTGATATCTTACCCTCTATGGTCCTTCTATGGGCTCTATGGTTTGTGCGATTGGTGTCAACGAAATGACATTCCCCCGCACACTCCCGCCACTGTTCGTTTGACAACCGCGTTAATGGGGCTTGGGAAAcctaattaacttttttcatcgtacaaataatatacattttatttttcattccgTTTTCTTCAGAACTCCGCTAAAGTTATCAATAAAGATGGCTCCTCCTTCATACAGTGATCTCGGCAAAGCCGCACGCGACGTATTCAATTCCGGTTATGTGTTTGACGTACTCAAGTTAGACCTAAAAACCAACCAAAACGTGGAAATCAAGGCTGGTGGTACTCAGCATTTGGCGTCGGGCGCTGTTAACGCTAATTTGGAAACCAAATACGTGATTAACAAATCTAAATACTGTAAGTCATTCCCAATGAAAGGTCATTAAGCATTTTCATACTTCCCCTTATCTTGTTagtcaaacaatttaaattggttTAGATTAATATGCCAGTTTTATTGATctacacaattaaaaaattatttgctcaTTCATTCTAGTTACTAATTTTCTTACTTgctaaatttgtattcaatttttaatacatttttattttttaagtatttacattggTTGAAAAATGGAACACTAATGATGTTATGACCACCGAAGCTTCTATAAGTGGCTTGTTACCTGGTGTCAAGCTTACAACCGATGGTACATTTGACCGCAAGAAAcagtaagttaaaataatcaaatttaatatataatactatatatcattttaaatttcctaaGATCTAAGGCTGTGAGAGTGAAGTCtgaatacaaaaatgattatgtCTCACTCAACTTGGACACTGAATTCAAAGCAATGAAACCTGTCATTAATGCCTCTGCTGTAGTTGCTTACAAtggtacataaatttaattttgtgtatttacaaatattaaatgattattatttctataggaTGGTTGGGAGGtttcaatgttaaatataatactggcGATTATGAATTGCAGTCTAACAATCTTGCTCTCAGCTATGTAGCTAAACAATTTGTGTTTACCACCACTGTGTAAGtaaaataaccataaattaaactatttttttttttattaattgtttcttGTTTTACAGAAATGATAATAAGCTATTTGGCGGCTCAGTTTTCCAAAAATTATCTGATAAATTAGATTTGGGATTGCAAGTTTCTTGGTCATCTGAAAGCAATGATTCTTCACTTGCTGTTGGTTCTCAATATCAACTGAACCAAGATGTCAAGCTTCGTGCCAAGATCAATAACAAGAGTCAATTGTGCATAGGTTCTGGCATTAAAGTCAAAGATGGTATGTTACCctaatttgttattacatcaataataaaattatatataacaataaaattttattttaggtgtTACGTTGACATTGGCCAGCTTATTCGAATGTCGTCAATTCAACCAGGGCGGTCATAAATTTGGTATTGGCTTGGAACTTGCTTTGTAAGCGACATATACATGCCAAACTTATTGTACGTTATGTAGACAAAATGTATTGTCAGTAAACGTAggattattaaacataatcataagagtatttttactatattaaaattcagtgtatttgtttaaaattaattaggaaaaatataatttatatcagttGCTCTCGTTATAATGTCATTTGATCATCTAAATGTTTATTCATCCATTCACGTACTTTTGTATCTACAGACATAAGttcaataatatgattgaCGTGATAACACAGAGCTTCAATTTTCTTATCCCAGGTCGGCAATAATTTTTGAGCTGTAAAAAGAAttcatgtacatataatatgaactaaaGAACATGGatctgtataaataattcactCACTTTTAAAGTGAACATAAGAGTCAACTTGATCAATTGAACCTTCCATACGTCCTTCAGATATCATTTGTCCTGCAATTTTCTCTGCCTTGATTGGTTCAATGCCCAACAATCGGCCAAGTTCCACAATcttcatgtttttataaagtttacttGCTGATAACAAGTTGTGTTCAATGATGGCTCGATTCAATATGGTTGAacctatgatataaaaaattgaaaattgattttaaagggTTGTTGAACATAATTACCATCTACTGTTTTAGCCTTTTGGTGTGGTTGTAACATAGCATCTAACTGGGCAATTTCATTAGGTCGAATTATACgatctaaatacattttttcaagaaTCGAAAATTCTGGTAGACTTTGACATCTTTcatctttaaacaatgttgcTAGCATTCGACTGCGTTGTtgacctataaaaaaaaataattacatttaactaattaaaaaaatcttttatgaCGAGCATAACAAAGATAAGTTCACaacaattttctataaattatgaaaaattaaaacgcatatttttactactctaaatcttaatttacccctaaaattaataattactaaataaactTCCTTATCTTAAACTCATTTATGCTTTGTTAAGAGACTGGATGGAATGGCCAAACTTTACGATATGCAATTTACATAGACTTACCAGCAGATGCTAATACAGTGCAGATGAGAGCATTTTTTAAAGCAGCCATACGCTCTTCTTCTGATATAATTGACCTATATGACAATTCATTGTACCTTTGAGCTGCTTCAATAAACTTACGACGATAATCCAATACTCTTGCGTAACAcactttataacatatttgtaGTTTCTCATTTTTAGATtcagtctaaaaaaaaatgaaaaatattatttaatataacagtaCCTTTagataactttataaatattacttgtaATAATGAAGCCCTATTAATGTAAGACTCAGCTAACATTGGATCGTCGTCTTCTAAATATAGACGTGCAATTTTCATATAagtttctaatttataatcgACAGTATATTTcctataaattaagttttaatatcaaaagaaTTGAAAAAAGAATTGCattcaataaatacttttgtCCTGTTTCAAGCGGTATACCAACTAGTACTGATGCTGCTTCTTTCCAATTGTTTTCTCTTTCATAAATAGATGCTAAATGTTGACGAACATTAGCAACCTGCTCTTCGAAAGAAATTACTCTTGGttgaatctattaaaaatcaaattaattattgattaaaactaCATGCTGTATAGATTCTTACTTTTTCCAGTGTAAAATGAGCCAATAATTTAGACTGCGCATCGGGTAAATCAGGTAAGAGTTGTGTACTGACATCAGATAATATTTGGCGAGATATTACTAAACTGACATTTTCattaacaactaataataaaatatgatgtagattaatgatttattataatttgacatgttataataaactaatagaacaacgcataaaaatataacaaacaacAGATACTTACTGGCTTCaacaaatacttttaaagCCTCGATGATATTGTCGCCAGTGTTTGATAAAACATTGTTCAATAAGCTTCTATATctgtaacaatttaatattaataattaacaacattggttttcaaaatatccAACAAATTTATCTCACTTATCGACTTGATCTTTATGAGATGTCTGTGCATTAGCCAAATGACTGAGATGTTGGCGGATTTGAGCTATTGTAAGAGACATGTTTTCAGACTTAGTAATgacttaaataattgaaaaaagttaGTACTGTTAAATGTTACGAATTAGtagaataatagtatacattaataattataatacaaaaccaCAGCTATCTACAAACGTGTTAAAAACTCAAACCATAAACATGAATATTCGGTATATTCACAGTCCAGActcaaaattagaaataaacaaattgttttgataatatgaTCGCAATACCTATCAATTAATCTACGTATCGGACCATGGTTTTAACCATGACGTAAATTTACTTAGTCGTGGTCAACCATAAAACTATAGCATTACATTGTTACCAATCAAACCAcatgaaattatatacataacatttattttattgtatcagAAACATGGAGTgccattattcattaatattcaaaaaacaggttatttaattttttgattttaatcacGAATTAAGTTATATCCTAATTCGCGTgatctttattaattttaaacatgtttttaatcaAGGTACTGAAAGtagttaatactttaatagacaatagttatAACTACCTACGACCTACCTGTCCTACCTTAAATAGTTGAATTGAATATTGAAATTGATGAAtggtgattaaaaattatttttaaatcattcatattaattgATCAACAACACAGATTCTGCTCTAAAAAATCCAGTCACTGgtgtgttatttttacaacatgCATTGCCAAAAGTCTCGAAGCAGATAATCAGATCGATACCATCATTACAATGTACAGATTTTAGAAAAGCTTTTGGTACTGTCAGCAGTGTTAGTCACATTTTAATAAGCAAACTGGAGCGCGTGGTCGTGGGTACCTAATccactattataatagcttaaattgtatgtaactAAAGGGAAACAATTTGTATCTATCTAGAGTTCCTCTTCTGAAATGTTTGAAACAACCTCTGGCGTTCCACATGATGGCCATCTTAACACATTACTTTTTTCTCTCTTAGTGAACTCCATTATTTACTCGAGATTTActcatataagatataaaatttatattatgtacaaattatttaaaaatatttcatacaattaGATCATTAACTGATTATGTTCTACTTCAGAGTGAATTAGACATTTTTACAGTATCTCATTTGGACCTATCCTCCcccgaaattaatttatttatacgccACTCCTCCAAATCATCTTCCATCTTAACctcataatcatttaatagtAAAGGTTTAAAACGCGTTTCttacattaaaaatcttattttttactaccGACTTAACCAATCTTTGTTTTAGTTCTCACGTAGAACGATAGTAAATATAACACTCATAGTCTTTCAGTCTTTGAATTCATCTTAATACAtaacactaaattatttaaatctgtaaatgcctttgaactttaaattatacacttgTTCGCCCTCTTCTTGAATATGGATTAGTAGTATAGTAACCGGTATTTAGTTAAAGACCAGTAAGTtaccaaaataaatgttaaaacttcATTGCTTCTAAGAATGAATATTTATCACGATATCACGAACCTCATGattattcaaacataatattatattattattatattattcaagacACACTCTAAATATTCGTATTTCATATACTTGCTTCTCATCTTGGTAtagcaaatttatatttcctatactcaattataaatttctaaatggTTCTATAGAGAACGTCTAGACATTCCTGAACTCTTTCCACTATACCTTTTATTCCATTTAAAGTGCCCTCTCATTCTTCTAGAAACCAATCTCAACTATCTACACACTAAACATCTTATGGGCACAACCATCCTCTGCATCATATGCTACGAgctgtaaa
This sequence is a window from Rhopalosiphum maidis isolate BTI-1 chromosome 1, ASM367621v3, whole genome shotgun sequence. Protein-coding genes within it:
- the LOC113561345 gene encoding voltage-dependent anion-selective channel-like — encoded protein: MAPPSYSDLGKAARDVFNSGYVFDVLKLDLKTNQNVEIKAGGTQHLASGAVNANLETKYVINKSKYLFTLVEKWNTNDVMTTEASISGLLPGVKLTTDGTFDRKKQSKAVRVKSEYKNDYVSLNLDTEFKAMKPVINASAVVAYNGWLGGFNVKYNTGDYELQSNNLALSYVAKQFVFTTTVNDNKLFGGSVFQKLSDKLDLGLQVSWSSESNDSSLAVGSQYQLNQDVKLRAKINNKSQLCIGSGIKVKDGVTLTLASLFECRQFNQGGHKFGIGLELAL
- the LOC113561344 gene encoding COP9 signalosome complex subunit 4 translates to MSLTIAQIRQHLSHLANAQTSHKDQVDKYRSLLNNVLSNTGDNIIEALKVFVEAIVNENVSLVISRQILSDVSTQLLPDLPDAQSKLLAHFTLEKIQPRVISFEEQVANVRQHLASIYERENNWKEAASVLVGIPLETGQKKYTVDYKLETYMKIARLYLEDDDPMLAESYINRASLLQTESKNEKLQICYKVCYARVLDYRRKFIEAAQRYNELSYRSIISEEERMAALKNALICTVLASAGQQRSRMLATLFKDERCQSLPEFSILEKMYLDRIIRPNEIAQLDAMLQPHQKAKTVDGSTILNRAIIEHNLLSASKLYKNMKIVELGRLLGIEPIKAEKIAGQMISEGRMEGSIDQVDSYVHFKTQKLLPTWDKKIEALCYHVNHIIELMSVDTKVREWMNKHLDDQMTL